A segment of the Triticum urartu cultivar G1812 chromosome 1, Tu2.1, whole genome shotgun sequence genome:
TGATAGCCATAATCTTGGAAATCTAGGTAAAGTATTTCTGATGGAAATATTTGAGAATAGAGCATTCTGTTTGCAAAAGCCAAAGGCTGCTGAGCTAAGTGATGTGGTTGAAAAGATTCTGGACAGATGTGGAGGCTCTCCTTTAGCTGCCAAAGCCTTTGGATCTATGTTGAGTAACAAGACTAGCATGAAAGAATGGACGGCCATACTAGCCAGAAGCACCACTTGCAACAAGGACTCAGAAACTTTTCTTGTACTCAAGCTCAGCTATGATGACTTGCCATTACACTTGAAACATTGCTTTGCTTTTTGTGCAATATTTCCCAAAGATTATGATATTGATGTGGAAATTCTAATCCAGCTATGGATGGCACATGATTTGATACCACTAAAGGATGGTGACAATCTTGAAAAGGCAGGCAGAGAAATTTTCGACGAGCTAACTTGGCGATCATTCTTTCAAGAGGTCAAGCTAAACCCCCTAAAACTGAATCTGAATGCAAAATACTGGGGGGAGATCCGTTCTAGAACAGTATGCAGGATACATGATCTTATGCATGACATTGCCTTGTCTGTTATGGGAAAAGATTGTCTTACTATAGTTGACAGGCCTAATGAAAATCAGTTGTTGTCAGCAGGCCCTACTCGCCACTTGTTCTCATCATATAAGTATATCCAAACTCTTTTGGATGCTTATCTGAAGAAACACTCTCCTGCTCTTCAGACACTGTTGTATACAGATAGCTTCACTCGTGGCTCGACACCTCATTTGTCGAATCACAGCCATCTGCGAGCATTGCAACTCTTTCAAGAGTGCAAATGGAAAAAGGCACCCCAACCGAGGCACCTACAACACCTGAGGTATCTTGATCTCTCAAAGCACCATTATATGAACGAACTTCCCAAGGAAATAAGCACACTGTATAATCTACAGACCCTTAATCTTACTGGTTGCCGGAATCTTGGTCGACTTCCAAAGGATATGAAGTATATGACAAATCTCCGCAACCTCTATACAAATGGATGCATATCATTGAAGTGCATGTCTCCAGAACTCGGGCAACTCACTTCTCTGCAGACCCTAACATACTTTGTGGTGGGTTCTAGTCCTGATTGCAGTACTATTGGAGAACTAAGGGATTTAAATCTTGGTGGTGAATTAAAACTTGCTGGTCTTCAGTATGTAACTGAACAAGACGCTAGAGCATGCAGTCTTGGAAATAAAGAGAAACTCACACATTTATCTCTTGAATGGAGCGATGATGGCAGTGAAGAACTGGACCAGCACAGGAATGTGCTTGATGCTCTTAAACCTCATGTTGCACTGGAGTTTTCACAAATAAACTCCTATAAAGGTATTGGATTCCCAGCATGGGTGGCAGATCTTACTTTACTGCAGCATTTGACCAAGCTCCACCTAGATGGTTGTACAATGTGTGAGGAATTTCCCCAATTCAGTCAATTTAAGGCCCTTGAAGTTCTTGTTTTGAAAAGGTTGAACATGCTGCAAAGCCTATGTAGTCACAATGCATCTGCAGCATTTCCAGCATTAAAAGACCTCATATTAAATCATTTGGAGAATTTTGAGAGATGGGTGGCAACAGAAGGAGAAGAGTTAACATTTCCTCTACTTGAGAATGTTAAAATTAAGGACTGCCCAAAGCTAACAACTCTAGCTGAAGCACCAAAAATCAAAGTTATAAAGGTAGAAGAAGGCAATTCTCAACTATCCTTATCAATATTTGGATCCAGGTACATGTCTTGCTTGTCTGAATTATCCCTGTCAGTCGATGATACTGAAGCAACACCGACACTGAAGCTTGATCAGGATTGTGAAGTATCTCTTTTGGAAATGTCATTAAATGGTTTCAACTTTTTGTTCCCCTCATGCGCATCACAGCCAGCAGTTGGGGTCTGGAAATGCTTTGGTCAGCTTTTGGAGTTGAAAATTGGCTCTTGTGATATGCTCATCTACTGGCCTGAAGAAGAGTTCCGAAGCTTGGTATCATTGAGGAGTTTCTGCATTGAGAACTGCAGCAATCTAACAGGCCCCGCCAATGTGACAGGATACCATACTCGAGGAAGGGATCAACTCCTGCCAAATCTAAAAGATCTATCCATATATGAATGTGGAAGCTTGGAAGAGCTTTTCGTTCTTCCCCCATCTCTCACGAGTATTAGCATTCGAGACTGCGGTAGTCTTGAGTCCATTCTGGGGCAGGATAACAGAGAGTTGGAGAGTGTACAACACTTTGATACAACAGTATCGTCAGAACACTGCAGTACAAGTATGCCAGAGCAATCACCTTCACCCAGAATTAATTCATTGCCATTTCTCGGGTCATTATATATAAATGACTGTAACAATCTTCGTTTCGTGCCAGCGCAGTTGGATGCACTCGTATATCTGTATATTAAGGCTTGCAATGATCTGGAGTCGCTGGATTGTTTGGGAGACCTACCGTTAATGGAATCACTACATCTTGAGGGATGCAGACATTTGGTATCTGTACCAGGTAGTGATGGGAACTACCCAGCCCTTCGGATGCTAACTATTAGATACTGCCCAGCTATAAATATGAAGCCACTTTATCGGTGCCTCCAGCAACGGCTCGGTAGCCTTGAAACCAAGGATCTATCTGATGCTAGTTCACGTGATCCTGAAGAAGGTACCTTCAAAGTTCCTTTTACTCCATTTAGTTTCCCGTTTCTCACCTTGTCTATTGTGTTACAAATGTACACCTTGCAGCCTGTAGTTTCAAGTTTTATCCAATCATACTTGTATTTTCGCTTTTGGGAACACATTTGGTTTGTCtgttttttttaatttcaatgtCAAGAAGGTTGTGAATAGAGTTTTCTCGTGGCTTGGTAAGGAGAGGGGATATTGGCTTGAGATGCAATGGTAGCCATTAACTTTGATCCAGTAAACCTGGATTACGACTAAATCATCATTTACACTTGCTGTATGGTATTTCCCGATTCCAGTGGTTGTTGTAATTCGGCACGACAAATGTGTGTATAATTATACTATACTGCTGACCTCATATGTGGCTGCAATTGCATCTGTATTTTCTTTAATTTGGTATAAAAGTTAATACACCATGGAAGTACATTCTCTACTGTAGTGACTGTGTACACTTATATTCTGATATGGCTATCCCAATATCATTTATTTGTGTTTATAGCTCTGTAAGTATGACTTGGATGCTGTTAATTTTAATGGAGATATCCTGATATCGTGTTCCATGTACAGGGCCTAATCTATAGTACAGCCTGAAGCTTGGACAAAAATGGACTCCAAGTTGCAGAAGTGGAGAGAGAAGGTCGTGCTGCTGAAACCTGTCTTATTTGTGCAGAACAAGCAAGGATGTACTTGAACAAATCATGTCAGAGTACAGTTGCAGTCGTGTGCGGCTGGCGAGCCGTTGTTTGCTTTGCGAGCCGCCACCGGTATTTATGCAAGATGGTAGTAATACTGTGTTATTTCACATCTCTTTTTCCATATCCTGTAGTGTCATTAGAACACTTTTTGCTGATAACAACTGGATCAATATTGTGTGAGGCATATTATTCAGGCTGCCGGTTGTGTGTGTTTTTGCCATTCCCATGATTAATTTTCTAACTGAAATTGCAGTTTGAGTCTCAATGTGATAACATCCAATTAAAGCTATACGATGTGCAATATCTCCTTCACATGTGTTGATGCTGGGGACTCACAACGCGGGGTACTGAAAGAAAATGATGTAATGTTTCTATTTATCTGCCTACAATAAAGTTTAAAAAAAATGACgcttctgtttttctttttggttAATTATATGGTGTCTGTTGATCTCACTACCAACGGTTGATCAAGGACCAACCCAAGGCAGCATCTTTTATGTTCCTATAGCAGCCAATTCTTGTTGACCCCAGTTCACCTTTCTCTCCCTCGTCTTGATCCTCTGATAGTTTTGTGCCGTGGAAGAATAAACTTCAGTAGACATATACACCAGCCTGTTTGTGAGGATGCCTGTAAATAATTCGAAGTACTTCATCTTGAAACCACTAAAGCCCAGTTTTTTTTGTGCGGTTTCTAAAATAAGCTGCCCTCTCTCCAGCTTATTTTAGAAGCAACAGGTTAGCTACCTTAGAAGCCTCAACGAATATGGAAGGCGGCTTCTAAAACAAGTTGGGGAGGGGGCCGCTTATGCCAAAAGATTTGGGCCTAAGTATAGTTCATATTGTCATGTCTCGCTGTGGATTTGGAACAAGAAATATCTGAAGCATCGTAGACATTTTCCCAGATATTTCTGCCAGTGTGCGACCCCTATTACAACCTGTCTTAACCTTGCTTCCATCCCTGTCTTGGCTTTGTTCCTAGTAAACTGTGATTATCTTCCTTTAGTCTGAACTCTATTAGTGGTTACTAGTGGAATAGGCGCACTCGGCCGCGCCCGGAAATTTCGCGAGGAAATCTCTAAGCCGACTGTTCTCTTGGCgttatccagaatttcaaaggCCAGGAAAAACATGCATACTATATTTGCACCTTCTATCTGTATTAACCTAAGTGCTTCTTTCAAGAACAGAAACGTGAAATGTTACGAACCAATCAAGAATTACATCATTATTACTTGAACTGGAAACCGGCACACAAAACCAACAACCAGCTATAAAATTCAATAGTACAATATTGGCTGGATGCCTTAGCACAAGTGAATAGAGAAAACATGGGTCTAGGGAGTATGTTCACACCTTATTCTCTATTAAGTACAGTGATACGATTGTCATGAAAGAACTGCATCATAGTACATTACTGCTCTCAATGTGGAAATCTGTTACATGACAACAGGAGAACAATCTGCTGCAAAGTTCAATAATACAAAAAATATTGGCAGGATGGACCTGACCAAAAATGAATATTGGTTGGTAAAAGTACATCAACAATTGTACTACTATATTTTAGTTACCATTCCACATCATGTTATGGGTGTTCCCCAAAACTGCAGCCTGATAATTAATGATCAGGATCACGAATAACACATGAGAAAATAGGATGGTAAACCAAAAGCTTGATTTTTTTACACCAACAGGATCTTCCCTCGCCGCTCCCGCGAGGCGACGGTGAGGGGCCTCCCATCTGCGCCGCCAGTCTCCTCCTcctgcctccctctccctcgccgccgcccaatGGCGGGACCAGGCAAAGCCCGACCGGTGCCGGCGCTGGCGGGGCATCTTCTTCCCCACGCGCGATGGGTTGGCGTGGGCCGACCTCCTCGGGCCTAGGCGCGGCACAGGGCACCGCGGCACGGCGGCTCGCCGGCGTGGGTGATGCGGCCGCGTGGAGGACTTCGTGGCGGTGGCGACCCGGGGCGGCAGCCCTGGAAGGTGGTGGTAGGTGAAGCCCATGCCTCTCACGGCGGCATGGCGTGGTGTTGTCCCTGTCCAAGGCCGATCTGCGCCGGCGATTTGATGTCTTTGGCTCTGGATCGGACCGGATCAACGCCGGTGATGAGCGTGCGGGATTCATCTCACCAGCTCTCGCGGTTTGGTGAGGTGGGGTGGCGGCCCTTATCCCAGGCTCCAGTGGTGGAACACGCATGCAGTGGCTGCTATTCCAGGGCTCCTATGGTGGCAGTGCTGTTGTGGATGGTCACCGGATCTAGGTGTCCATATCTGGGGCTTTGAAGGCGGCCTGGACGGTGCACATGTTGTCGGTTGGATATTCATGGGACATATCCAGGTGAAAACCTAGTCTTGGGCCGGTGGCCGGAGCCGGTGATGGTGACACATCGGCGTCATTTCCTTCTTGAAGACATCATCAAGGTGAAGCTCCCAACTCCTTCCGCTACCTCCGAGGGAAACCCGAGATCAGTCGGCGACGCACTTGTGTCGTTCCCTCCTTGAGGGCATCATTTTTGGGAGGTGTGCATTGGCTTGTGGGACCAGTGGAAGGTCCCGGCGGTGGAGCGGCATTCCATGTGATGCATCGATGACGTGGAGTCTCGGCGGCATGGCGCGGCATGGCCTCGGCAACGGATGTGTGATGATGGACGCACGCAGGGAGGAGGCTGTAACACCCCGATAGTTAAACTATAGTAATCACacactaatggtgccatgtcatcacaaTTAATTTGCTAAACCTCACTCTGATCCAAACCGagttcaaattcaaaatttaaaataaagtcaaaataATATTTCGTCAAATTGCAAAACTAAATTTGTCATAGTTTTGCAAATGTTCGCTAAGAAATTTTCTTGGAGAAGCCAATATTATTTAAAATATTGAATTTCCCCTAACCTATTTAAAACAGTGCCCAAGACCGCCTATTTAATCCAATTGTATTTATTTAAACTTTAAATGAAATTATCTTGCCTCCCAACTTTCTTTGACAGTACTAAACAATATCTAGTATTTGATTTGATAAGTTGAATATTTTACAAAAAATCATTTGGTGGTCAAACAAATTGCTAACAGAAGCTAAAAagcaaaacagaaaagaaaagaaaaggaccTAAACTACGGTGCGGCTGGGCTCTCTACAGCTCCAGTGGAATCGGCCCTGAGGGCGTGGCACACATCCAGGGGATTTTCTATTTGCCGCACGCTGCGGCAAAGTGTCGAGAAATCGCACAAGCGATGCAACTAGCTAGCGATTTTGGCCGGCCCATCTTTAGAGTACGTACAGGTTTTGGGATCTTCTAGAGCGTTCCCAGCCCGTTCTTACTGGTTTGGGGAACCATCGAGAAGGTTCCTGAACTggtttttatttttccttttatttttattttttaacctttctgtttttttcttcttcctttttctggttctttttcttttcttttcattACTTTTTTGTTATCTTTCTGTTTTCCTTTTCAAGTTAATTTCTCTTTTCAGCAAattttctttctttgtttttttattttattcTCTTTTTTCAAAATATTCAAGttttgttcatgttttcaaaaaatgcccacttttcgaaaaaaaaagttctcaaaattttaaaaatattctCATCTATACTTCTATATAATGTAGGAATAAGTTTGAATGCTAGCCATTGATATTGCTGCATCCAACGGTAGAGGCATGGGCAAATCCCTGCATTTTAAGCCATAGATACACTGAAT
Coding sequences within it:
- the LOC125544020 gene encoding putative disease resistance protein RGA1 isoform X2, producing MAEYVVRPLVSMLTNKASSYLLDQYKVMNGMEEERETLKRKLLAILDVIQDAEEKGASRPGVSAWLEALKKAAYEANDVFDEFKYEALRRDAKKKGHYKKLGFDIVSLFPAHNPIVFRYRMGKKLCRIVRKIENLVREMNDFGFNQTQQVPPSKQWRNTDSIIIDSEKDIVSRSRNEEKKKIVDILIDQAGNRDLIVLPIVGMGGLGKTTFAQLVYNDPVIKEHFQLQRWCCVSDDFDVVKIANNICEINEIHREKALQNLLKEVSGKRYLIVLDDVWNEDVDKWEKLKTCLKHGAKGSAILTTTRKAQVAQIMKMCIDDSHNLGNLGKVFLMEIFENRAFCLQKPKAAELSDVVEKILDRCGGSPLAAKAFGSMLSNKTSMKEWTAILARSTTCNKDSETFLVLKLSYDDLPLHLKHCFAFCAIFPKDYDIDVEILIQLWMAHDLIPLKDGDNLEKAGREIFDELTWRSFFQEVKLNPLKLNLNAKYWGEIRSRTVCRIHDLMHDIALSVMGKDCLTIVDRPNENQLLSAGPTRHLFSSYKYIQTLLDAYLKKHSPALQTLLYTDSFTRGSTPHLSNHSHLRALQLFQECKWKKAPQPRHLQHLRYLDLSKHHYMNELPKEISTLYNLQTLNLTGCRNLGRLPKDMKYMTNLRNLYTNGCISLKCMSPELGQLTSLQTLTYFVVGSSPDCSTIGELRDLNLGGELKLAGLQYVTEQDARACSLGNKEKLTHLSLEWSDDGSEELDQHRNVLDALKPHVALEFSQINSYKGIGFPAWVADLTLLQHLTKLHLDGCTMCEEFPQFSQFKALEVLVLKRLNMLQSLCSHNASAAFPALKDLILNHLENFERWVATEGEELTFPLLENVKIKDCPKLTTLAEAPKIKVIKVEEGNSQLSLSIFGSRYMSCLSELSLSVDDTEATPTLKLDQDCEVSLLEMSLNGFNFLFPSCASQPAVGVWKCFGQLLELKIGSCDMLIYWPEEEFRSLVSLRSFCIENCSNLTGPANVTGYHTRGRDQLLPNLKDLSIYECGSLEELFVLPPSLTSISIRDCGSLESILGQDNRELESVQHFDTTVSSEHCSTIGCTRISVY
- the LOC125544020 gene encoding putative disease resistance protein RGA1 isoform X1; its protein translation is MAEYVVRPLVSMLTNKASSYLLDQYKVMNGMEEERETLKRKLLAILDVIQDAEEKGASRPGVSAWLEALKKAAYEANDVFDEFKYEALRRDAKKKGHYKKLGFDIVSLFPAHNPIVFRYRMGKKLCRIVRKIENLVREMNDFGFNQTQQVPPSKQWRNTDSIIIDSEKDIVSRSRNEEKKKIVDILIDQAGNRDLIVLPIVGMGGLGKTTFAQLVYNDPVIKEHFQLQRWCCVSDDFDVVKIANNICEINEIHREKALQNLLKEVSGKRYLIVLDDVWNEDVDKWEKLKTCLKHGAKGSAILTTTRKAQVAQIMKMCIDDSHNLGNLGKVFLMEIFENRAFCLQKPKAAELSDVVEKILDRCGGSPLAAKAFGSMLSNKTSMKEWTAILARSTTCNKDSETFLVLKLSYDDLPLHLKHCFAFCAIFPKDYDIDVEILIQLWMAHDLIPLKDGDNLEKAGREIFDELTWRSFFQEVKLNPLKLNLNAKYWGEIRSRTVCRIHDLMHDIALSVMGKDCLTIVDRPNENQLLSAGPTRHLFSSYKYIQTLLDAYLKKHSPALQTLLYTDSFTRGSTPHLSNHSHLRALQLFQECKWKKAPQPRHLQHLRYLDLSKHHYMNELPKEISTLYNLQTLNLTGCRNLGRLPKDMKYMTNLRNLYTNGCISLKCMSPELGQLTSLQTLTYFVVGSSPDCSTIGELRDLNLGGELKLAGLQYVTEQDARACSLGNKEKLTHLSLEWSDDGSEELDQHRNVLDALKPHVALEFSQINSYKGIGFPAWVADLTLLQHLTKLHLDGCTMCEEFPQFSQFKALEVLVLKRLNMLQSLCSHNASAAFPALKDLILNHLENFERWVATEGEELTFPLLENVKIKDCPKLTTLAEAPKIKVIKVEEGNSQLSLSIFGSRYMSCLSELSLSVDDTEATPTLKLDQDCEVSLLEMSLNGFNFLFPSCASQPAVGVWKCFGQLLELKIGSCDMLIYWPEEEFRSLVSLRSFCIENCSNLTGPANVTGYHTRGRDQLLPNLKDLSIYECGSLEELFVLPPSLTSISIRDCGSLESILGQDNRELESVQHFDTTVSSEHCSTSMPEQSPSPRINSLPFLGSLYINDCNNLRFVPAQLDALVYLYIKACNDLESLDCLGDLPLMESLHLEGCRHLVSVPGSDGNYPALRMLTIRYCPAINMKPLYRCLQQRLGSLETKDLSDASSRDPEEGPNL